In Gemmata obscuriglobus, a single genomic region encodes these proteins:
- the pyrF gene encoding orotidine-5'-phosphate decarboxylase, with protein sequence MPSFSDRLAAAVRAKGPLCVGIDPRWEALPRAIRERHRVVLGADYQSAAWAFAEFGQRVLELVVPYCGIVKPQAAFFELFGPPGMVALQTLLARARRMNLVTILDAKRGDIASTATAYADAAFTGCAIDGSTLPVWDADALTINPYLGRDAVEPFLTAAKKGDRGVFVLVRTSNPGAGLFQDLVCNGKPVYRHVAEEVARWNAPTRGESGLGDVGAVVGATHPRELVELRAAMPDVWLLVPGYGAQGGTAADVKAAYRPDGLGAIVNSSRGVTFPFQPDDRDWEAQIVAAAQKAQAELRA encoded by the coding sequence ATGCCCTCGTTCTCTGACCGTCTCGCCGCCGCGGTTCGCGCTAAGGGGCCGCTGTGCGTGGGCATCGACCCGCGCTGGGAGGCGCTACCGCGGGCCATCCGCGAGCGCCACCGCGTCGTGCTCGGGGCGGACTACCAGAGCGCGGCGTGGGCGTTCGCCGAGTTCGGGCAGCGCGTGCTCGAACTGGTCGTGCCGTACTGCGGGATCGTGAAGCCGCAGGCCGCGTTCTTTGAGCTGTTCGGGCCGCCCGGTATGGTCGCTCTCCAAACCCTGCTCGCGCGGGCGCGGCGGATGAACCTGGTGACCATCCTCGACGCGAAGCGCGGGGACATCGCCTCCACCGCGACCGCCTACGCGGACGCCGCGTTCACGGGCTGCGCCATCGACGGCAGCACGCTGCCGGTGTGGGACGCCGACGCGCTGACGATCAACCCGTACCTCGGTCGCGACGCGGTGGAGCCGTTCCTCACCGCCGCGAAGAAGGGGGACCGCGGGGTGTTCGTGCTGGTGCGCACCAGCAACCCGGGCGCGGGGCTGTTCCAGGACCTCGTGTGCAACGGGAAGCCGGTGTACCGCCACGTCGCGGAGGAAGTGGCCCGCTGGAACGCCCCCACCCGCGGTGAGAGCGGGCTGGGCGATGTCGGGGCGGTTGTCGGCGCCACCCACCCACGGGAACTGGTCGAGTTGCGCGCGGCGATGCCCGACGTGTGGCTACTGGTGCCGGGGTATGGCGCGCAGGGCGGCACCGCGGCGGACGTTAAGGCCGCGTACCGCCCCGACGGGCTGGGCGCGATCGTGAACAGTTCGCGCGGGGTGACGTTCCCATTCCAGCCCGATGATCGCGACTGGGAGGCGCAGATCGTCGCCGCCGCTCAGAAGGCGCAAGCCGAGTTGCGGGCCTGA
- a CDS encoding alpha/beta fold hydrolase codes for MPVCTLPSGPTIGYDDTGGGSAPPLVLLHAFPLDRSMWQPQLAALAAHARVIAPDFPGFGESSPGAFTVDSAADLVAEFLGALGIGKAVVGGLSMGGYVALAFARRHADKLAGLILADTRAGVDDSSARENRTKSIELTREKGSAALFEGMAAKVLSDSTRDNKPEVVERLKGVAAKQPAESVIAALVALRDRPDANPGLKGVTVPTLVLVGEHDGVTPPLSSANLAAQIRGSTLIHIPGAGHLSNVENPDAFNAAVRNFLAATA; via the coding sequence ATGCCTGTTTGCACGCTGCCCAGCGGCCCGACGATCGGTTACGACGACACCGGCGGCGGCAGCGCGCCGCCCCTCGTGCTGCTGCACGCGTTCCCGCTCGACCGGTCCATGTGGCAGCCGCAACTCGCCGCGCTCGCCGCGCACGCCCGGGTGATCGCCCCGGACTTCCCCGGGTTCGGCGAATCGTCGCCGGGCGCGTTCACGGTCGACAGCGCCGCCGACCTCGTGGCGGAGTTCCTCGGCGCGCTCGGGATCGGGAAGGCGGTGGTCGGCGGGCTGTCGATGGGCGGGTACGTGGCGCTCGCGTTCGCCCGCCGGCACGCGGACAAACTCGCCGGGCTGATCCTGGCCGACACCCGCGCCGGGGTGGACGACAGTAGCGCCCGGGAGAACCGCACCAAGTCCATCGAGCTGACCCGCGAGAAGGGCAGCGCGGCCCTGTTCGAGGGCATGGCGGCGAAGGTGCTGAGCGATTCGACGCGGGACAACAAGCCCGAGGTCGTTGAGCGGCTGAAGGGCGTTGCCGCGAAGCAGCCGGCGGAAAGCGTGATCGCCGCGCTCGTCGCGCTCCGCGACCGCCCCGACGCGAACCCCGGGCTGAAGGGCGTCACGGTTCCGACGCTGGTGCTGGTGGGCGAGCACGACGGGGTGACGCCGCCGCTGTCGTCGGCCAACCTGGCGGCCCAGATCCGCGGGAGCACCCTGATCCACATCCCGGGGGCCGGGCACCTGTCGAACGTGGAGAACCCGGACGCGTTCAACGCGGCGGTGCGCAACTTTTTGGCCGCGACGGCGTGA